Part of the Nitrospinota bacterium genome is shown below.
TGGAAGAGATTGAGCCGGTATTTCGTAACGTGGCCCAATGGCTGAAGCCGGACGGGCGTTTTGTTTTCGTGACAACCCATCCTTGTTTTCGGATTCCCCGGCAAACGCATTGGGGCTGGGATGAAGAGAAAAAAATTGAGTATCGACGAGTCGATCGTTACGCAACGGATCTCACCATCCCGATAATCACGCCACGGGTGGCAAGCTCCGAAGGATATACTTATACGTATCACCGATCGCTACAAAATTATTTTGAGGCGTTGGCGGCGGCGGGCCTTTGTGTGGAGCGCCTGGAAGAATGGGCATCCGAAAAAAACAGTGAACCGGGAAAGCGGGCAAAAGCGGAAAACCGGGCCCGGAAGGAGATTCCCTTGTTTTTAGCTTTGAGTGCCCGCCCCATTCCAATAAAACCCGCCAGTCAGAAATAAGGGTATCTCTAAAAATTGACTAAATGCTCCTAATCGTCAACTTAAGGAGATGGCTTTGTTTTAGTGGAACAGGCGACCTGCCCTTAAATTTAAGGATAGGTCGCCCGTGCCACCAATATAAGAAATCCTTGTACAGTGTTCGATTTCCTGTAATAAACTAATTTTTAGAGATGCCCTTAAGAAGGCACTGTAGTGCAAATTTGGATGAAAATTTTTTGATGGCATAGAAATTAAATCCCCCCAGCCCCCTTCATAGAAGGGGGAGCCAATCTTTTAACATCAAACTCCCCCTCCCTCTTAAAAACGAGACCTTGTTTTTTTACCCTGTTGATCCTGTAAAAAAGTTTTGTCTTAACAAACCACCGGGTCTTTTTCGGCTTTCACCTTTTTTCCCGCAGACCAGGTTTGATCGACGAAGTTCTCGCCGAAATAGTAGAACATATCCCTGTAGTCATTGGTTTTGAGCACCAGAAAATCCGCCCGCTGGCCGGGGAGGAGCCCGCCGTATTCCTTGTGGCTGTCCAACGCCCTGGCGGAACCATAGGTTGCCGCGATCAAGGCCTGCTCGGGGCTGATCCGGTACAGTGAATGGGCCAGGGTCAACACCGTCTGCATATTGTAAGACGGGCTGCTGCCCGGATTGCAGTCGGTGCCCAACGCCAGGGTCACGCCGGCTTCGATCAGGGCGTGCACCGGCGGAATCTTTTTTCCGCCCAGAAAAAAGGTCACCCCCGGCATGAGGACGGCGGTGGTTCCCGACAACTCCATCGCCCGAATATCGTGCGGGGTGGCGTGCTCCAGATGATCGCAGGAAATAGCGCCTAATTGGGCGGCGTTATAACAGCCCCCCTGATGCGAGAACTCTTCCACATGCGCGCGCAGTTGATGAAATCCCACCAATTTCGCGTGCAGAAACAACCGCCGCAAGTCGGCGACGGTGAACACATCCCTTTCACAGAAAATATCCACGCCGTCCGCCAGGCCACGGAATTTCGGCAGGTGCTCCATCACAAACTCGAAATATTGACTTATTTTTTGTCCCTTGGGAACCGCGTGAGCGCCCAGGTAAGTAAGGGTGATGGGGATTCTCAGGTTTTTCCTGAGACGCTGGCCGACCTTCAGCATCTTCATTTCCGTGTCCAGGTCGAGACCGTAGCCGGACTTGATTTCAAACGCCGTGGTGCCGAGCGTCATCATCCGGCGCACCCGTTTTTTTGCGGATTCATACAATTCTTCTTCCGTCGCCTTGCGGGTGGCGTCGACCGTTCCCAGAATGCCGCCGCCATTCTTGAGAATTTCCATGTAAGAGGTTCCCGTCGCGCGTTGTTCCATTTCACCCTTGCGTTCCCCGGCATAAATGAGGTGGGTGTGGCAGTCCACCAGCCCCGGAATCACGGACTTTCCCTCACAATCGATCACCCTGGAATATTTTTTCGGGTCGATCCCTGAATCACGGATCACCTTATTCACCCTGCCTTGACTCACCAGCATGGCGCATTTGGTTTTTCTCACCAGTTTCGGAGTCTCGCCCTCAGGGTCTACCTGAATCAATTCACCAATATTTTTAAAACAAATGACCTTTTCCATTTAGATTCCTTTTGAGATGAGTGTTTTCAGCGACCCCGGACACACCGCAATAAAAAAGATCTTTTAAAACATTTAAAAGCCTCAACACCCCCCTCACCCAACCCTCTCCCCCAGGGGGAGAAGGCTAATCTTTCTTTGCGGCTCGCGAGCGAAGCGTACCCCTTCGGGGCATGAAGGCAACGGAAAGGATATCACAAGCGTTTGCCGCGAATTCGCCCTCCGCGGAGGAGGGGCAGGGGAACTTTTTTTTCTTTAGCCACTTTTATTGCGATCTCGTAGCCGGCATCGACGTGGCGGGCGATGCCCAACCCCGGATCGTTGGTCAGGACCCTATCGAGGCGATCCTGTTTTTTCCGCGTGCCATCGGCGACGATGACCATTCCGGCGTGCAGGGAATTGCCAATGCCCACGCCGCCGCCATGATGATAACTGACCCAGCTGGCACCCGACACGGCGTTGACCGCAAAGTTAAGCAACGGCCAGTCAGCGACTGCGTCACTGCCATCGACCATACCTTCCGTTTCGCGATTTGGCGACGCCACACTGCCGCAATCGAGGTGGTCGCGACCGATCACGATGGGGGCCGCCACTTTTCCCGATTTGACCAGCCGGTTCATGACGCGGCCCATTTTTTCCCTCTCGCCGTAGCCCAGCCAGCAGACCCGGGTGGGCAGGCCAAGAACCGGCACCTGCTTCCTGGCTTTTTCGATCCAGCGGTGGAGGCCGGTTTTTTCCGGAAACGTTTTGATCACCGCGTCGTCCACCGCCCACAGGTCTTTTTTCTTGCCAGATAACATGGCCCAGCGGAAGGGTCCCTGCCCCTCGAAGAATAACGGACGGATGTAGGCAAGCACAAACCCTGGATAAATAAAGGAACCATCCTTTTTACGGATATCGAGCCCGCCCAACTCCGCCTGGCCTCTGAGGTTGTTGCCATAGTCAAACACCACCGCGCCCTGATTTTGCAGTTCGATCATCGCCCGGGCATGCTCGACTGTGGTGGACAGCGAACGTTTACGATACTCGTCAGGATTTTTACCCTTAAGAGTCATCAGCGAATCATAGCTCTTACCCTCGGGAACATAGTCCATGAGATTATGGGCGGAAGTCTGGTCGGTTACGATGTCGGGAATCCGCTTGCGCTCGAGCAGTTGTTTCGCCGCTGTGGCTCCATTTACAATCAGCCCGACGCTGACCGGCTTTTTCTGCGCCAAACCCTCATCAATCCATTGCAAGGCTTCGTCCATTGATGCAGTCGCCCGGTCGAGATAACCTTCCCTGAGACGGCGTTCCACCTGGGCGGGATTCACTTCGGCGATCAGGATACAGGCCTCATTCATCGTCCCCGCCAGCGGTTGCGCCGCGCCCATGTTGCCAAGGCCAGAGGTGAAAATCCATTTCCCGAGCAGGCTGGACGCACCAAATTCCTGTTTTCCGCAGGCCCCAAAGGTTTCATAAGTTCCCTGTAGAATTCCCTGGGTGCCGATATAGATCCAGCTTCCTGCGGTCATTTGCCCGTACATCATCAAACCCAGTCGGTCGAGATGGTCAAAATGCTCCTGGGTGGCGTAGGCCGGAACCAGATTCGAGTTGGCGATGATGACTCTGGGAGCTTCGGGATGACTTCTGGCGATGTAAACGGGCTTCCCCGACTGAATGCAGAGGGTTTGATCCGGTTTCAGCCGTTTCAGTTCATAAACGATCCGGTGATATTCGCGCCAGTTGCGGGCGGCGCGGCCAGTTCCACCGTAAACGATCAATTGTTGCCAATCGAGCGCCACACGTTCATCCAGATTATTATTCAGCATTCGGAGCGCGGCTTCGGTATCCCAGTCACAGCATTGCAGCTTCAATGAGGTCCTAGCCCTTGGGGACCGTTTGGGACACAGTTCCATGGCCATCGGGCGTTTGGCGGCGGGAGAGGGAGGTTTCATTTTTTCTTCTCCTTGCGGGAAGCGACCCCCAGGCAAAAATTATAAAACAGGGCGGCGGCCAGGCGGCCGGTGCGTTCGTCCTCGATTGCCGGGTTGTATTCCGAAATGTCAAAAAGAGACACCGAGGGGTGACACCCGGACCGATAGGCGATAGATACCGCGTCCTGAGCGCTCAACCCCAAAATTCCGGGGCAGGAGACCCCTGGCGCATCGGAGGCCGCCACCGAATCGAGGTCAAAACTGACAAACACAGAAGAACATTTCCAGGCGAGATTGCCAAGCGAAGCCTGAAAACTGTCGATCACATATCCATGATGTTGAATTTCATCCAGCCACAGGATGCGGCCCTTCTTAGCGCGAATATATTCGGCATGTTCCTGACTGCACTGGCTTCCCTGAGCACCGAATTCGATGAAGTTTTCGCCATCGAACCGATCATCTTCCAGCAACTGGCGAAACGAAGACCCGCTATGGGCCCGGCCATCCTTTAATGGACGAACGTCCAGGTGGGCATCAATATTGATGACCCCCACCATCTTATCTTTCTGATGATGGAGCAGAGCTGAAACGTTGGGGTAGGATTGATCGTTCCCGCCTCCGATAACAAAAGGGATGCCCCCTTTTTTTAAAATGGAGGCGACTTTCTCAGTCAACCGGGCGTGAGCTTCTTCAAGAGGGATGTCAGCCGGGATGTCACCGGCGTCGGTGACCGAAAGTGACGACAAGTCGATGTCTTTTTCAGGATTGTGAACCGTGCCGAACCGCTTGAGCCAGAATCGAAATTTCTCCGGCCCCAGCCGGGCTCCCGCACGGCCTCCGTTGAGGGAAACTCCCTGATCATGAGGAAATCCCAAAAGAACGATATGACCACTTTCTCCTCTTCCAATAATATCCCACAGCCTGATATCGATCATACTACTTATATAAGTCCTGCCGGGCTGTTTGTAAACAGCGTATTGTCCGGGGACAAAAGACAACGCTTAAAATCTTGTAAGCGGCAGTCTTATTTGTTATATTTCAGGATTCAAAATTCTAATTAAGGAGAATCCCTAATGTCCGCAGCCGCCGAAGCTTTAAAAAAGGCTATCGAGCATGAGAAACTGGCTCTCGAAAGATATAAAGAGGCCATGAATTGCTCCACCCACGATGAAACCCGAGAAACCCTGAAAAAAATCGCTGCCGATAAAAACCAGCAAATCGATTCCCTGTCCTGGATGGTTCTGGCTGAGGCGGGTCAATTGGAAGACCGAGCCGAGTCGGAAGAAGCTGAAGCTCCAAAGAGCAACGCCAGTAAGTGTCCTTTTTCAGGAGCGCTCAAGGAAATGGGCGTTGACATCACCAAAATGGGTGAAATGTCTCCTGAAATGATGGAAAAGATGATGGGCGGTATGTCGCGTGAGGAAATGGCCAAATCGATGGGACTCACTCCTGATGCAGGCAGTGAGAAAAAAGCGTAATCCTGACAACCCTCTCTATGCCTTCTCCCAAACCCATAGACCTTCTTGTCGCTTGCCGGGCGTGCGAGATTGAAAATCTGATCAACAGCTATACCCCTGACCTGCCTGCCGTGTGCAGTCAGTGTCGGGAACGGCTGATTGACCTGAGTCTTGTCGATACCCACCAGGAAATCAAATGTGGAGATTGCGGGATGGTCCTGCTTCTCCCCAAAGACACCGAAGTCTCCAGGGAATCGACCTGTCGTTGTGGAAGCTCCAATCTGTTTCTTCAAACGGCGCCAACCATCCCACTTCTGGCTCAGGAGGCTGGGGCGTTCAAAGATGAAGACGCTGACCCTGCAAACGATGATTTCGACTGGTGTCGTCCCTCTTCCACTGACGAAATGTCGGAGGATTACAACGACGTATTCGACAACGACCCGGGGTTTTAATCCTCCTTCGCGGAGGGCGACCAGGCCCCGGCCTGGAGCGAATTTGCTCACGACGGGCAGCGCTTTCTGATTTTCATTTAAACTTTGTCAATTTATAAACCCATCGAACGTTAACATTGGGTCCAGCGTCACGCTGGCGGCAGACGCTTGTGATATCCTTTCCGCTGCCTTCATCCCTGTCATATCTCCTCCATAAATTTCATGCCCCGGAGGGGGGTAGCAAGGGAACGCTTCGCTCACGAATCGCCCCTTGCTGGCGATCATTTTCGATTCCGATTTGAATTGGAAAATTCGGCTCGAAATTTTCCCCCGAACCTCCCCCCTTCCAACTTCCCCAGTGGGTGAAGGTTACGAGGCGCAAAGCAAAGTATTCTTATTTTTCAACACTATTCCCTTGTCATTTATAAGGAAACCCCCTTATAATCGGAAGGTCGATACCAAGTGGAACTCATTGAAATATTGGCTAAAACGACTATTAAACCAGCCGATTTTCCTACTCTAAATTGCACAACAACCGCATTTGTTTTACAATCAACACGTGCTTAATCCAATAAATCATTATGAAACAAAAAGTTCCAACTCCAAAAGAGCTGTGGGAAGGTAATCTCGAGCAAGCCACCTCGATCATTGAGTCCCATCATACCTTTCTGTTCAGCGCTGATATCGATCCTGATTCCGTAGGGGCCATGATGTCCCTTTCGCTTTACCTCAGGATGCTGGACAAGCAGGTTTATATTGTCATTTCCAATGCCTTGGGTGAAAACCTGAATTATCTGGAAAAAATGATCGATTACAACGGCATCCACACGCTTCGCACTACCGATGAAATTGCCGGCGTCAAGGATGTGGTCGATGCGGTTATTTTCTGCGATACAGCCAATACCAAGCTGGTTCCCTTTTACCCTTTCATTTGGGAGCACCTGCTATCGCGCAACCTCCCCGTCATTGAAATCGACCACCATTTTGGAGCCGACAGCGAAAAACTGTCGGACCATGGGGTGACTCTGTTTCGCAAAGCCAATGCCACAACGGAAATCACCGGGGAACTTCTCAAAAAACTGCACCAAAAATACCCAGAGAAACCGCATCCCTTTAATCAGAGAAATATCGTCATCAGTATCCTGACGGGTATTCTTGGCGATACGGTTGGCGGGCGAACAGTCCCCTGTAAACAAAGCTACGTTCAATGGGTCGGGTCCCTGGGAAATAAGCTGAAAAGGAATACGCGCTGGAGGAAACCGAATGGCGCTCGACCAGGGGATGATAAAAAAACCAAGTTTGGCAATCCACAGCAGATCCTGGATTATTTGAACCGGCTGTCTCTCGACCAGGAAGTTTGCATTAAAAGTTTGAAAAAGCGGATGGTGGTTGAGGGTGATGTGTGCTCCCTCAATCTTTTAAACTCTACTTATTCCCAGGTCGAGGATGTCTGTCGGCCCTACGACTCGCCCTGGTTTGCCTATATTCTGGGTTTTCTATTGGACCAAATCCCCAACACATCCGGCAAAGTGGGTCTGCTTTATTTTCATGGCAAAAATGCGGATGACAGAGACTGCATTTATATCAAAATGCGGCGGTCCACCGATTATTCAGGAATCGACCTTAGAACCACAGAATGTCAACTGCGGGCCGTCTTCGGCGGAAAATACATGGGCGGCGGCGGGCATCCGGGAGCGGCTTCCTTCCGCATTCATCCGCACGATGAAAACGAGTTTCTGGCAAAATTCGAAAAGGTCGTGGAATCCATTCAGAAAACCATCGTTTGAGAACACTACCTGCCTCCCTCTTTTCTCTCAATCTCCACTAAAAAATTTAATCTCTAGGGCACCTCTAAAAATTGACTAAATGTTCTTATATCGTCAATTCAAAGAAGTGTCTTTGTTATAGTGGGACAGGCTTTCCAGCCTGTTCGCACGGGCTGGAAAGCCCGTGCCACTGATTTAAGAAACTCTTTACAATGTTCAATTCCCTTTTAAAAACTAATTTTCAGAGGTGCCCTCTATTTAATATTCTTCTGAATATTAACCGGTCAAAATCATTGAACGTTTTTAAGACCCCCAACACCGCAAAATAAAGCACGATGCTCAAAAGAACAGCGGGGACTAAAGCAAGCGTGTCCCAACCCATCAGTAACACAGCCATTGCCCCTGCCGCCAGAACAGGACGCCAGAGCAACACGAGGATTTTTGTGTTCCCGCAAATTTCCCGGACCTTGAAATAATAAACGCCAAACAGCAAAAATTGCGTCAGCGTGGCGGCCCAGGCCGCTCCCTCCATGCCCCATTTCGGGATTAGAAACAAATTCAAAAACACATTGAAAACTGCCGCCCCGCCTGTTATTTGCAAAACGCTGCGGGTTTTGTTTTGCGACAGCAACAGATAGGCCGCCAGATCGTTCAAACACAGCAGAGGAAAGCCCAGGGACATAATCATTAAAACCGTCCCGCCCGTATCAAAGGAGGCCCCGTAAAGCAGACCCAGTAGCCGGGGAGCGAGAAGAAACATGCCCACCGACAGCGGGATGCTGATCAGAAGCAAATAGCGGACGGTTTGCTGCCAGATTTTTTGGTAATGATCGCTCCCCTCCTTGAAGGTTTTCGCCAATACCGGAAACACTCCCAAACGGATACTGGCAATCAACAAGGAAAGCGTTTCAATCAATTTGAACGCCGCAGAATACCATCCCGTCTCCAGTTCCCCGCGCAGGAAAAACAACAACACCGCATCGATGCGGAAATATATATAGGTGAACAGGAGCAATCCGCATAAAGGCAATGCACCCTTGAAAATCTCCCGCACCAATTGGCGATCAGACGCCGGCGGTGACGGCTCTGAATATATAACAGCCATCTGCCGATGAGCGGCCACAAGAATAAGAACTGCAGAAACAAAAAAAGCGGTGGAGAATATCACCACATCGCCTCCCTGAAGTAAAACCGCCAACCCCAGGAAAAAAAACAATGTCCGTTGCGCAATCAATAAAATGGAAACGATGCGCATGTGTTCAAAGGCGCGGAACACTGCCATGTACATTTCGGTGTATCCATTGATCATCAACGCCAGCCCAATGGCCACAGCGGCAAGAAGGCTCACCGGTTCCAGAGCCGCCATCCACAAAGCTCCCGCCAAAACCAGCCCCGTCGCCAAAGATAATTTCAACTTCATTACCAACACGTTTTGGAGATAGCCAGAGGCATTTTGCGGATGGCGGCTGACTTCCCGGGTCAAAAAAATGCTGAGGCCCGCATCGATGAATACGATAAGGGCACCCGTAGCCGCGAAAGCAAAACTGAAAATGCCGTACCCCTCGCCTCCCAGAAACCGGGCGGCAATAATCTGGGTCACGAGAGCGATGACTTTTGAAAACCCCTCTGCGCCAAACAGCCAGATGGAGTTCTTTACCAGCCTTTCCGCTTTCTCGGCTTTTTCTTTGAGAGGTCCATCCATCGTTTCAACTCCTTCGCGGAGAGTGACTTTGCTAACGACGTGCAATATTTCTCGCCAATAAATCTATCACACGTCAATACTGGGTCCAGCGTCACGCTGGCTCCTTGGCGGAGGGCGAGTTTGCTCACGGCATGTAATGTTTTCTGGCCCCGCTACGCGGAGAAGAAAAACTCAGCGCGTGTGATATTTCACACTTGCCTTCATGCCCCGCAGGGGTAAAGCGGAATTCAGCCAGCTATAAACCTATCGAACGTCAATATTGAGTCCAGCGTCACGCTGGTCCAGGTGAATCCGCTTGATGTACAGAAGCTCCATCGAGTTCATTTCGAGTCCCTTGATGTGCGGTTTGATGAGCAGGTTTTGCACCTGAATAAAAAGCGAGATCATCGCTGTATCGATTTCGGTCAATAGCGTCTGCGCCTCGTCGTAAAGGGCCTGGCGTTGTTTTGGATCGCGAATGACCGGGCCTTTCGCTACCAGTTCATCATAACGGGAATTGGCCCAGCGCAGGCGGTTATTGCCGCTGGTGGAAATAAACAGGTTCATGAAATTATCCGGGTCGGGGAAATCCGCCCCCCAGCCCAACCGGAACAGAGGCGGCGGGTCCATCTGCAACCGACTGAGAAACACCTTCCACTCCTGGCTTTCAAATTCAATGTCCACATTCAGATGTTGCTTCCATTGCGCTTGCAGAAATTCGGCGATGAGCCGGTTGCGGCTTTCTGTATTGAACATGGCTTGCGTGACAGGAAAGCCTTTGCCCTCCGGGTAGCCGGCGTCCGCTAACAACCGGCGCGCTTTTTCAGGGTTAAATTTTGGCCCGATATCCGGGTTGTAGCCAAACATGCCTTTCGGAATCCAGGAGGAAGTTGGAATTTCTCCTCCCTGGAGGATGATCGGAATTTGCGAGCGATCCACAGCGTGTGAAAATGCTTGCCGCACGCGAACGTCATCGAAAGGCGGTTTCTCGACATTGAAGCCGTAATAATACCCCCGCAACTGCGGCAGGCTTCGGTAATCCGGGCTATTTTTATAATGTGGTATCGCTACCGGCGGCAGTTCCAGAATATCCAGTTCCCCGGTTTCATAAAGGGTCAAGGCGGTGGTCGGTTCCTCCACAACATAAATCAGGACCGTATCGATCGCTGGCCGTCCTTCGTAGTGACGGTCGTTGGCCTTTAAGATCAGCTTGTATTCGTGTTTCCATTCATCCAGGGTGAAGGGGCCATTGGTCACGATATTTCCCGGTTCGGTCCAGAGATCTCCGTACCGCTCCACAATATCCTCTCGCATGGGAAACGTCACCATGAAGGTCACGATACTTGGAAAATAAACCACCGGTTTTTTGAGTTTGACTTCGAGCACCGTGGGAGTAACCGCGCGCACCCCCACTTTTGCAGGGTCGGTTATTTTCCCTGAGTTGTACTCTGCGGCATTTTCAATATCAAACAGAAAATAAGCGTACTGGGCGGCGGTTGCCGGGTTGAGCAGGCGTTTCCAGGAGTATTCAAAGTCGTGGGCAGTGACCGGTTTTCCGTCACTCCAGAACACATCGTCACGCAAATAAAAAGTGATGACCCTGCCGTTTTCGGAAAATTCCCAGCGTTTTGCCACGGCAGGAACCGCTTCCAGATCGGCATTATACTGAGTGAGTCCTTCCATGAGATTGGTGAGGATATTGAAGGAGATGCTATCCGTCGCCAGCGACCAATCCAGAGTGGGCGGCTCGGCCCTGACCGCCATGCGAAACGACCGTCCATGATTGTCAATGGAATCGGTGCAGGCGGATATTATCCCCAGCAGGATAATAAACGAAAATGTCCGTAAGTAGCTGGTTAGCAAGGCTTTAACGTTGACAGGAATCATCAAATTCATAGGCTAAGAGAATAGCATTCTTTCCACCATATTAATCCTTTACTTTTCAAGGGACATCGCTAGAATAAAATCCTTTAATCCAATCAAGAAATTTTATGGCAGACGATATCTCCTACATTCGCAGGTGGCTCAAGAAGGGTATCAGCAAGGATGGGCTGACCCTTGATCTTTCCAACAAGGGAATCCGCAACCCGGAGGCATTGGAATTGGCGGAAAACATGTCCGTTCCCGACCTGGAAATTATCTACCTGCATACCAACAAAATCAAAGACATCGGGTTGGAGGAGTTGGCCGAATCGGAGTTGTTTGAAACCCTCAAGGAGCTATGGCTTTACGAAAACCTGATCGGCAATGACGGGGCCCGGGCTTTGGCGGAATCTTCCAAGCTCGGCGGTTTGCGCTACCTGAGTTTATACACCAACCGCATCGGTGACGCAGGCGCTGTGGCTCTGGCTCAGTCTTCCGCACTGAAAAATCTGGAAACGCTGGATCTTTCGTTCAACCGCATCGGTGACGCGGGCGCTATCGCTCTGGCCGAATCCACCCAATTACAAAAATTAAAGGTCCTGCACCTGGACGCAAACCGTATTGGTTTTGAGGGCATGACAGCCCTCGCCCAGGCACCCGGACTTAAAAGTTTAACGACTCTTAACATGATGTACAACAAAATCGACCCTCAAGGTTTACAGATCATGCAGGATTCAGCACGCCTGCAGAACCTGAAAGCCGTGAAGACGGATTTGCTTGTCGCTGACGACTGATTGATGGACTCAAAAAAACACGATTTAAACCTCGTTCGACGGTTGCGGGAAAGCGTCGAAGAGGAGAACAAATGCCTGGACTTAAGGTATGAACGCATGGGAGATGCGGGAGTCACTCTGCTGGTGCGGAGTTTTGACCTTTCTCACGTCACCCGCCTGGAATTGAGTTGGAACGAACTCACCAGCACCGGGCTGACAGCCCTTGCGGAATGCGCCTCTCTCAAGAATCTGACATCACTAGTTTTGGATGCAAACAAAATCGGCAACGCTGGCATCGAAGCTTTGGCCAAGTCTCCGAATTTTGCCAAATTACAATTCCTCAGCCTGATCAACAATCGAGTCGGCGATGCAGGAGCCTTGCACCTGATAAAATCTTCCCTACTGGAAAACCTGCAAACTCTGATTCTCGAAATGAATCGCGTGGGCCGCTCCCGGCTGACACAATTTCCCGATGGCCCTGCAAACCCCTCGCTCCGCTTGCTGAACCTCAGGCGCAACGAGGTTGGCGACAGCACCCTCGCCGATTGGGTGCAAACCGGAGCATTCAGCCATTTGCAGCATGTAAACCTCGGCTGGAACCAGATCACCGACACGGGGGCCAAGACCCTGGCGCATGCTCCCACAATGAATCGTATTCAAGAGCTGATTCTCGATTCCAATTCCATTGGCAATGACGGCGCACAGGCTTTAGCGGACTCCAAACACTTGATGAGTCTGACTACATTATATTTGCACGACAATGGTTTTACCGGCAAGGGCGAAACCACCCTGCAGGATATGAAGATCCGCATCCTGGTGAAAAAAAATCTCACAGGTTCCGTCCTGAACCTCAACGAAAGCCGTCTGACCAACAAGGACATGGAAGCCCTGGCCCGCTCAGGAATGTTGGCGGATGTGGAAACGCTTTCTCTGCGTGCCAACGATTTTGATCACAGTGGACTCCGAGCTCTGACAGAATCCGGAGCGATAAAAAAACTGACCTCCCTCAACCTGATGCACAATGGCATCGGCAATAAAGGGGCCGTTCTTTTAGCCGAAAGCACGATGTTGAAGCATTTAAAAACCCTCAACCTCGAACGCACCGAAATCACTTGCCCGGGGTTTCTCGCTCTAACACAATCGAGCAACTTAAATAATCTGGAAGAGTTGAATCTCAGCCGCAACAAAATCACCGAGAGAGGCATTCGCATGCTCTCCGGGTCAAAAAACTTCAGGAACCTGAAAACCTTGCGGGCGACCGACATTTTCATGGGCGATACGGGTTTCGAAGCCCTGGCCCTGTCGAACCACCTGGAGCAATTGCAGGACCTGCAGGTCA
Proteins encoded:
- a CDS encoding peptide ABC transporter substrate-binding protein — translated: MNLMIPVNVKALLTSYLRTFSFIILLGIISACTDSIDNHGRSFRMAVRAEPPTLDWSLATDSISFNILTNLMEGLTQYNADLEAVPAVAKRWEFSENGRVITFYLRDDVFWSDGKPVTAHDFEYSWKRLLNPATAAQYAYFLFDIENAAEYNSGKITDPAKVGVRAVTPTVLEVKLKKPVVYFPSIVTFMVTFPMREDIVERYGDLWTEPGNIVTNGPFTLDEWKHEYKLILKANDRHYEGRPAIDTVLIYVVEEPTTALTLYETGELDILELPPVAIPHYKNSPDYRSLPQLRGYYYGFNVEKPPFDDVRVRQAFSHAVDRSQIPIILQGGEIPTSSWIPKGMFGYNPDIGPKFNPEKARRLLADAGYPEGKGFPVTQAMFNTESRNRLIAEFLQAQWKQHLNVDIEFESQEWKVFLSRLQMDPPPLFRLGWGADFPDPDNFMNLFISTSGNNRLRWANSRYDELVAKGPVIRDPKQRQALYDEAQTLLTEIDTAMISLFIQVQNLLIKPHIKGLEMNSMELLYIKRIHLDQRDAGLNIDVR